One region of Pseudomonas sp. ABC1 genomic DNA includes:
- a CDS encoding [protein-PII] uridylyltransferase, protein MPQVDPELFDPGQFQADLSLKSSPINAFKRVIQHARETLDQRFRSGYEIRRLVEDRAWFIDQILRAAWNRFAWPQDAEISLIAVGGYGRGELHPYSDIDLLVLLGSDQHERLRPSIEGFLTLLWDIGLEVGQSVRSVEECAEQARADLTVITNMMESRTIAGPEHLRQRMIEVTGSDRMWSSTEFFLAKRDEQRARHSKYNNTEYNLEPNVKGSPGGLRDIQTILWIARREFGTLNLWAMVDQGFLTEVENSLLTSAQEFLWKVRYGLHMLAGRAEDRLLFDHQRSLAALLGYEDNDAKLAIERFMQKYYRVVMSVAELNDLVVQHFAEVILRQVDAAPATPINSRFLLRDGYLEVSSPTVFQRAPFALLEIFVLLAQHPEIEGVRSDTIRLLRDNRYLIDDAFRRDIRNTSLFIELFKCKEGIHRNLRRMNRYGILGRYLPEFGHIVGQMQHDLFHIYTVDAHTLNVIKYLRKLSKPGVAEKYPLASKLVGRLPKPELIYLAGLYHDIAKGRGGDHSELGAIDAQNFCERHKLPAWDTRLVVWLVEHHLHMSTTAQRKDLSDPQVINDFAQLVGDETRLDYLYVLTVADINATNPTLWNSWRASLLRQLYTETKRALKRGLENPLEREEQIRQTQRAAIDDLVRNGTDPDDAEELWSHLGEDYFLRHTATDIAWHTEAIIEHPGHGEPLVLIKETTQREFEGGTQIFIYAPDQHDFFAVTVAAMDQLNLNIHDARIITSGSHFTLDTYIVLEADGSPIGNNPQRIREIRQGLIDALRNPDEYLTIIKRRVPRQLKHFAFAPLVTIHNDAQRSQTIIEIIAPDRPGLLARIGQLFLDFDLSVQNAKIATLGERVEDVFFVTTEDNQPLSDPQLCTRLQHALVEQLTQENTQQPSPSSIEI, encoded by the coding sequence ATGCCACAGGTAGACCCAGAGCTGTTCGACCCAGGCCAGTTCCAGGCCGACCTGTCGCTCAAGAGCAGTCCGATAAACGCCTTCAAGCGGGTCATCCAGCACGCCCGGGAAACCCTCGACCAGCGCTTTCGCAGCGGCTATGAAATCCGCCGCCTGGTCGAAGACCGCGCCTGGTTCATCGACCAGATCCTGCGCGCCGCCTGGAACCGTTTCGCCTGGCCCCAGGATGCCGAGATCTCCCTGATCGCAGTCGGCGGCTACGGCCGTGGCGAGCTTCACCCCTACTCCGACATCGACCTGCTGGTCCTGCTCGGCAGCGACCAGCACGAGCGCCTGCGCCCCTCGATCGAAGGCTTCCTGACCCTGCTCTGGGACATCGGCCTCGAAGTCGGCCAGAGCGTCCGCTCGGTCGAGGAATGCGCCGAACAGGCGCGGGCCGATCTCACCGTCATCACCAACATGATGGAAAGCCGCACCATCGCGGGCCCCGAGCACCTGCGCCAGCGGATGATCGAAGTCACCGGCAGCGACCGCATGTGGTCCAGCACCGAGTTCTTCCTGGCCAAACGCGATGAACAACGCGCGCGCCATTCGAAGTACAACAACACCGAGTACAACCTGGAGCCCAACGTAAAGGGCTCGCCCGGTGGACTGCGCGACATCCAGACCATCCTCTGGATCGCCCGGCGTGAGTTCGGCACCCTCAACCTGTGGGCAATGGTCGACCAGGGCTTCCTCACGGAAGTGGAGAACTCCCTGCTCACATCCGCCCAGGAATTCCTCTGGAAGGTTCGCTACGGCCTGCACATGCTGGCCGGCCGCGCCGAGGACCGCCTGCTGTTCGATCACCAGCGCAGCCTCGCGGCCCTGCTCGGCTATGAAGACAACGATGCCAAGCTGGCCATCGAGCGCTTCATGCAGAAGTACTACCGCGTGGTGATGAGCGTCGCGGAACTGAACGACCTGGTAGTCCAGCACTTTGCCGAAGTGATCCTGCGCCAGGTGGACGCCGCCCCGGCCACGCCGATCAACAGCCGCTTCCTGTTGCGCGATGGCTATCTGGAAGTGAGCAGCCCGACGGTATTCCAGCGTGCGCCTTTCGCATTGCTGGAAATCTTCGTGCTGCTCGCCCAGCATCCGGAAATCGAAGGCGTTCGCTCAGACACCATCCGCCTGCTGCGCGACAACCGCTACCTGATCGACGATGCCTTCCGCAGAGATATCCGCAACACCAGCCTGTTCATCGAACTGTTCAAGTGCAAGGAAGGCATCCACCGCAACCTGCGCCGCATGAACCGCTACGGCATCCTCGGCCGCTATCTGCCGGAGTTCGGCCATATCGTTGGGCAGATGCAGCACGACCTGTTCCATATCTACACCGTCGACGCCCACACCCTGAATGTCATCAAGTACCTGCGCAAGCTCAGCAAGCCGGGTGTCGCTGAGAAGTACCCCTTGGCCAGCAAGCTGGTCGGACGCCTGCCCAAGCCCGAGCTGATCTACCTCGCCGGGCTGTACCACGACATCGCCAAGGGTCGTGGCGGCGATCACTCGGAGCTGGGCGCGATAGACGCGCAGAACTTCTGCGAGCGCCACAAGTTGCCGGCCTGGGACACCCGGCTGGTGGTCTGGCTGGTAGAGCACCACCTGCACATGTCCACCACCGCGCAGCGCAAGGACCTGTCGGATCCGCAAGTGATCAACGACTTCGCGCAACTGGTCGGCGACGAAACGCGGCTGGACTACCTGTACGTGCTGACCGTGGCCGATATCAACGCGACCAACCCGACCCTGTGGAACTCCTGGCGTGCCAGCCTGCTGCGCCAGCTCTACACGGAGACCAAGCGCGCCCTCAAGCGCGGCCTGGAGAATCCGCTGGAGCGGGAAGAACAGATCCGCCAGACCCAGCGCGCCGCCATCGACGACCTGGTGCGCAACGGCACCGACCCGGACGACGCGGAAGAGCTATGGTCGCACCTGGGCGAGGACTACTTCCTCCGCCACACCGCCACCGACATCGCCTGGCACACCGAAGCGATCATCGAGCACCCAGGCCACGGCGAGCCGCTGGTGCTGATCAAGGAAACCACTCAGCGTGAATTCGAGGGCGGTACGCAGATATTCATCTACGCACCGGACCAGCACGACTTCTTCGCCGTGACCGTGGCCGCCATGGACCAGTTGAACCTGAACATCCATGACGCCCGCATCATCACCTCGGGCAGCCATTTCACCCTGGACACCTATATCGTGCTGGAGGCCGACGGCTCGCCCATCGGCAACAACCCGCAGCGCATCCGGGAAATCCGCCAGGGCCTGATCGACGCGTTGCGCAACCCGGACGAGTACCTGACCATCATCAAGCGCCGGGTACCGCGCCAGCTCAAGCACTTCGCCTTCGCGCCGCTGGTCACCATCCACAACGATGCCCAGCGCTCGCAGACCATCATCGAGATCATCGCCCCGGACCGCCCCGGCCTGCTGGCCCGGATCGGCCAGCTGTTCCTGGATTTCGACCTCAGCGTGCAGAACGCCAAGATCGCCACGCTGGGGGAGCGGGTCGAGGACGTCTTCTTCGTGACCACGGAAGACAACCAGCCGCTGTCCGATCCGCAGCTCTGCACGCGCCTGCAGCATGCGCTGGTCGAGCAACTGACCCAGGAAAATACCCAACAGCCCTCCCCCAGCAGCATCGAAATATAA
- the map gene encoding type I methionyl aminopeptidase, protein MSVSIKTPEDIEKMRVAGRLAADVLEMIEEHVRPGVTTEELDRLCHDYIVNVQQAIPAPLNYKGYPKSICTSINHVVCHGIPNDKPLKDGDILNIDITVIKDGYHGDTSRMFLVGNTPEWAQRLCQVTQECLYKGIEVVRPGARLGDIGEVIQKHAEKNGFSVVRDYCGHGIGKVFHEEPQVLHYGRAGTGLELKEGMTFTIEPMLNQGRYETRTLGDGWTAITKDRKLSAQWEHTLVVTADGYEIFTLRKDDTIPRTSA, encoded by the coding sequence ATGTCCGTCAGTATCAAGACGCCCGAAGATATCGAAAAAATGCGCGTCGCAGGCCGCCTGGCCGCCGATGTGCTGGAGATGATCGAAGAGCATGTCAGACCCGGCGTCACCACCGAAGAGCTGGACCGCCTCTGTCATGACTACATCGTCAACGTGCAGCAGGCCATTCCCGCGCCGCTCAACTACAAGGGCTATCCCAAGTCGATCTGCACCTCCATCAACCACGTGGTGTGCCACGGCATTCCGAACGACAAGCCGCTCAAGGATGGCGATATCCTCAATATCGACATCACTGTGATCAAGGATGGCTACCACGGCGACACCAGCCGCATGTTCCTGGTCGGCAACACCCCGGAATGGGCACAGCGCCTGTGCCAGGTAACCCAGGAATGCCTCTATAAAGGCATCGAGGTCGTCCGTCCCGGCGCGCGCCTGGGCGACATCGGCGAAGTGATCCAGAAGCACGCCGAGAAAAACGGCTTCTCGGTCGTGCGTGACTACTGTGGGCACGGTATCGGCAAGGTCTTCCACGAAGAACCGCAGGTGCTTCACTACGGTCGCGCGGGAACCGGCCTGGAGCTCAAAGAAGGCATGACCTTCACCATCGAGCCGATGCTCAACCAGGGCCGCTACGAGACCCGCACCCTGGGCGACGGCTGGACAGCCATTACCAAGGACCGCAAGCTGTCTGCCCAGTGGGAGCACACGCTGGTAGTCACGGCGGACGGCTACGAAATCTTCACCCTGCGCAAAGATGACACCATCCCGCGCACATCGGCCTGA
- the rpsB gene encoding 30S ribosomal protein S2, which produces MSQVTMRDMLKAGVHFGHQTRYWNPKMGKYIFGARNKIHIINLEKTLPLFNEALTFIEKLAAGKNKILFVGTKRSAGKIVREEAARSGSPFVDHRWLGGMLTNYKTIRASIKRLRDLEVQSQDGTFDKLTKKEALMRSRDLEKLERSLGGIKDMGGLPDALFVVDVEHERIAITEANKLGIPVIGIVDTNSSPEGVDFVIPGNDDAIRAVQLYLGAAADAVLRGRQNAGAGNDFVEEVAPEAAAG; this is translated from the coding sequence ATGTCCCAAGTCACTATGCGCGATATGCTGAAGGCCGGTGTGCACTTCGGCCACCAGACCCGTTACTGGAACCCGAAAATGGGCAAGTACATTTTCGGTGCGCGCAACAAGATCCACATCATCAACCTGGAAAAGACCCTGCCGCTGTTCAATGAAGCCCTGACCTTCATCGAGAAGCTGGCCGCAGGCAAGAACAAGATTCTGTTCGTCGGCACCAAGCGTTCCGCTGGCAAGATCGTCCGCGAAGAAGCTGCTCGCAGCGGCTCGCCTTTCGTCGATCACCGCTGGTTGGGCGGCATGCTGACCAACTACAAGACCATTCGTGCGTCGATCAAGCGCCTGCGTGATCTGGAAGTGCAGTCCCAGGACGGTACCTTCGACAAACTGACCAAGAAAGAAGCCCTGATGCGTAGCCGCGACCTCGAGAAGCTCGAGCGCAGCCTGGGTGGTATCAAGGACATGGGCGGCCTGCCGGATGCCCTGTTCGTGGTCGACGTCGAGCATGAGCGCATCGCCATCACCGAAGCCAACAAGCTGGGTATCCCGGTCATCGGTATCGTCGATACCAACAGCAGCCCTGAGGGTGTCGATTTCGTCATCCCGGGTAACGACGACGCCATTCGCGCCGTTCAGCTGTATCTGGGTGCCGCTGCTGACGCCGTGCTGCGTGGCCGTCAGAATGCTGGCGCTGGCAACGACTTCGTGGAAGAAGTGGCCCCTGAGGCTGCTGCAGGCTGA
- the tsf gene encoding translation elongation factor Ts yields MAEITAALVKELRERTGQGMMECKKALVAAGGDIEKAIDDMRASGAIKAAKKAGNIAAEGAIAVRVEGGRGLIIEVNSQTDFLALQDDFKGFVKDSLNEAFEQKLTDAAPLIASRESAREALVAKCGENVNIRRLASVEGDVVGSYLHGHRIGVLVVLKGGNEELAKHIAMHVAASNPAVVSPEQVSEDLVAKEKEIFLQLNADKIAGKPENIVENMIKGRIAKFLAEASLVEQAFVMDPEVKVGALAKKAGAEIVSFTRFEVGEGIEKAESDFAAEVAAQVAAAKQ; encoded by the coding sequence ATGGCAGAGATTACAGCAGCCCTGGTCAAAGAACTGCGTGAGCGTACCGGCCAAGGCATGATGGAGTGCAAGAAGGCGCTGGTTGCCGCTGGTGGCGACATCGAGAAAGCCATTGACGACATGCGTGCCTCCGGTGCCATCAAGGCCGCCAAGAAAGCTGGCAACATCGCTGCCGAAGGTGCCATCGCTGTGCGTGTCGAAGGTGGTCGCGGCCTGATCATCGAAGTCAACTCGCAGACCGACTTCCTGGCGCTGCAGGATGACTTCAAGGGCTTCGTCAAGGACAGCCTGAATGAAGCCTTCGAGCAGAAACTGACCGACGCCGCTCCGCTGATCGCTTCCCGTGAGTCCGCTCGCGAGGCGCTGGTCGCCAAGTGTGGCGAGAACGTCAACATCCGTCGCCTGGCGTCTGTCGAGGGTGACGTTGTCGGTTCTTACCTGCACGGTCATCGCATCGGTGTTCTGGTTGTCCTGAAAGGCGGCAACGAAGAACTGGCCAAGCACATCGCCATGCACGTCGCGGCTTCCAACCCTGCCGTGGTCTCGCCGGAGCAGGTTTCCGAAGATCTGGTTGCCAAGGAAAAGGAAATCTTCCTGCAGCTCAATGCCGACAAGATCGCCGGCAAGCCGGAGAACATCGTCGAGAACATGATCAAGGGCCGTATCGCCAAGTTCCTGGCCGAAGCCAGCCTGGTCGAGCAAGCCTTCGTCATGGACCCGGAAGTCAAGGTCGGTGCCCTGGCCAAGAAAGCCGGTGCTGAAATCGTTTCCTTCACCCGCTTCGAAGTGGGCGAGGGCATCGAGAAGGCCGAGTCCGACTTCGCTGCCGAAGTGGCTGCACAGGTCGCCGCTGCCAAGCAGTAA
- the pyrH gene encoding UMP kinase: protein MAQQMSARNPRYKRILLKLSGEALMGAEDFGIDPKVLDRMALEVGQLVGIGVEVGLVIGGGNLFRGAALSAAGMDRVTGDHMGMLATVMNALAMRDALERSNIPALVMSAISMVGVTDHYDRRKAMRHLKTGEVVIFSAGTGNPFFTTDSAACLRAIEIDADVVLKATKVDGVYTADPFKDPNAEKFDQLTYDDVLDRKLGVMDLTAICLCRDHDMPLRVFNMNKPGALLNIVLGGAEGTLIEEANQ from the coding sequence ATGGCTCAGCAGATGAGTGCACGCAACCCTCGCTACAAACGCATTCTGCTCAAACTGAGCGGTGAAGCGCTGATGGGGGCGGAAGATTTCGGTATCGACCCCAAGGTGCTGGACCGCATGGCCCTGGAAGTCGGGCAATTGGTCGGAATCGGCGTCGAGGTCGGACTGGTGATCGGCGGCGGTAATCTGTTCCGTGGCGCGGCGCTGTCCGCTGCCGGTATGGACCGCGTCACCGGCGACCACATGGGTATGCTGGCGACGGTGATGAATGCCCTGGCCATGCGTGACGCGCTTGAGCGTTCGAACATTCCAGCGCTGGTCATGTCGGCGATTTCCATGGTGGGTGTGACCGATCATTACGACCGTCGCAAGGCCATGCGCCACCTGAAGACGGGGGAAGTGGTGATCTTCTCCGCCGGCACTGGCAACCCGTTCTTCACCACCGATTCGGCGGCTTGCCTGCGAGCCATCGAGATCGACGCCGATGTCGTGCTCAAGGCGACCAAGGTCGACGGCGTCTACACCGCGGATCCTTTCAAGGACCCGAATGCGGAGAAGTTCGACCAACTGACTTATGATGACGTGCTCGACCGTAAGCTCGGCGTCATGGACCTGACGGCCATCTGTCTGTGCCGCGACCATGACATGCCACTACGCGTTTTCAATATGAATAAGCCTGGCGCCCTGCTGAACATCGTGCTCGGTGGCGCTGAAGGCACCCTGATCGAGGAAGCCAACCAATGA
- the frr gene encoding ribosome recycling factor encodes MINEIKQDAQARMGKTLESLDHAFAKIRTGRAHPSILDSVVVSYYGADTPLRQVANVVAEDSRTLALTVFDKSMIQAVEKAIMTSDLGLNPATAGTTIRVPMPALTEETRKGYTKQARAEAEQARVAVRNIRRDALAQLKDLVKDKEISEDDERRGQDDVQKITDKFIAQVDKALETKESDLMAV; translated from the coding sequence ATGATCAACGAGATCAAGCAGGACGCGCAGGCGCGCATGGGCAAGACGCTGGAGTCCCTGGACCATGCCTTTGCCAAGATTCGTACTGGCCGGGCGCACCCCAGCATCCTGGATAGTGTGGTGGTCTCCTATTACGGCGCCGATACCCCGCTGCGCCAGGTGGCCAACGTGGTGGCCGAGGATTCCCGTACCCTGGCGCTGACCGTCTTCGACAAGAGCATGATCCAGGCCGTCGAGAAGGCCATCATGACCTCCGACCTGGGGCTCAATCCCGCCACCGCCGGCACCACCATCCGTGTGCCGATGCCTGCCCTGACCGAGGAAACACGCAAAGGTTACACCAAGCAGGCCCGTGCCGAAGCCGAGCAGGCCCGTGTCGCCGTGCGCAACATCCGCCGCGATGCGTTGGCGCAACTCAAGGACCTGGTCAAGGATAAGGAGATCAGCGAAGACGACGAGCGTCGTGGCCAGGACGATGTGCAGAAGATCACCGACAAGTTCATCGCACAGGTCGACAAGGCGCTGGAGACCAAGGAATCCGACCTCATGGCCGTTTGA
- the uppS gene encoding polyprenyl diphosphate synthase, translating into MEKPRPAATPDVPRHVAIIMDGNNRWARRRLLPGVAGHKAGVDAVRAVIEVCAQKGVETLTLFAFSSENWQRPADEVSALMELFLSALRRETRKLDENAISLRIIGDRSRFHPELQAAMREAEEATAGNGRFILQIAANYGGQWDILQATQRLAEEVRTGALASESIDATLFQSYLATGDIPPPDLCIRTGGERRISNFLLWQLAYAELYFSDLFWPDFKHEAMGKALADFAVRQRRFGKTSEQVAAQARMEC; encoded by the coding sequence ATGGAAAAGCCAAGACCTGCCGCCACCCCTGATGTACCTCGCCATGTGGCGATCATCATGGATGGTAATAATCGCTGGGCGCGTCGGCGCCTGTTGCCTGGTGTGGCCGGGCACAAGGCTGGCGTGGATGCCGTGCGGGCGGTGATCGAAGTCTGTGCGCAGAAGGGAGTGGAAACCCTTACGCTGTTCGCCTTTTCCAGTGAGAACTGGCAGCGGCCTGCGGATGAGGTCAGTGCGTTGATGGAGCTGTTTCTGTCGGCGCTGCGTCGCGAAACGCGCAAACTCGATGAGAATGCCATCAGCCTGAGAATCATCGGTGATCGCTCGCGCTTCCATCCGGAGCTGCAGGCGGCCATGCGCGAGGCCGAGGAGGCCACGGCGGGCAATGGGCGTTTCATCCTGCAGATCGCTGCCAACTATGGCGGTCAGTGGGACATTCTGCAGGCGACCCAGCGACTGGCGGAAGAGGTGCGTACTGGTGCGCTGGCATCCGAGTCCATCGATGCGACCCTGTTCCAGTCCTACCTGGCGACGGGCGATATCCCGCCCCCTGACCTGTGCATTCGCACCGGTGGCGAGCGTCGGATCAGTAATTTCCTCCTATGGCAGCTGGCGTATGCCGAGCTGTATTTTTCCGACCTGTTCTGGCCTGACTTCAAGCATGAAGCCATGGGCAAGGCGCTTGCGGATTTCGCTGTGCGTCAGCGCCGCTTTGGCAAGACCAGTGAGCAGGTGGCGGCGCAGGCGAGAATGGAATGCTGA
- a CDS encoding phosphatidate cytidylyltransferase: protein MLKQRIITAAILLPLALCGFFLLSGLSFALFIGLVVTLGAWEWARLAGYEAQTVRLGYAALVALALVLLYHVPLLAPWVMAVSLLWWLAAILLVFGYPGSQRFWGGKGGSLIIGLLVLLPAWQGLLLLKQWSDAGWLILAVMLLVWVADIGAYFSGKALGRRKLAPAVSPGKSWEGLLGGLLASLLLSLVVLIYCGWPTARVLAALLVAAIVVLISVVGDLTESMFKRSAGIKDSSQLLPGHGGVMDRIDSLTAAVPVFVVLYWLLERSAW from the coding sequence ATGCTGAAGCAACGAATCATTACGGCGGCGATCCTGCTGCCCCTGGCCCTTTGTGGCTTCTTTCTGTTGAGCGGACTGTCTTTTGCGCTGTTCATCGGCCTGGTGGTGACACTTGGCGCTTGGGAATGGGCGCGCCTGGCGGGTTATGAGGCGCAGACCGTGCGTCTCGGCTATGCCGCGCTGGTGGCCTTGGCGCTGGTGCTCCTCTATCACGTTCCTTTGCTGGCGCCCTGGGTCATGGCGGTGTCTCTGCTCTGGTGGTTGGCGGCGATTCTGCTGGTGTTCGGTTATCCGGGCAGTCAGCGTTTCTGGGGTGGGAAGGGCGGTAGCCTGATTATCGGGCTGCTGGTGCTGCTGCCTGCATGGCAGGGATTGCTGCTGCTCAAGCAGTGGTCCGACGCCGGCTGGCTGATCCTGGCGGTGATGCTGCTGGTCTGGGTGGCCGATATCGGCGCCTATTTCTCCGGCAAGGCGCTCGGGCGTCGCAAGTTGGCGCCTGCGGTCAGTCCGGGCAAGAGTTGGGAAGGCCTTCTGGGCGGGCTGCTCGCCAGCCTGCTGCTGTCCCTGGTGGTCCTCATCTATTGTGGTTGGCCGACTGCCCGAGTGCTGGCGGCGCTGCTGGTTGCCGCGATCGTGGTGCTGATCTCCGTGGTGGGTGACCTGACCGAAAGCATGTTCAAGCGCAGTGCCGGTATCAAGGACAGCAGCCAGTTGCTGCCAGGCCATGGTGGTGTGATGGATCGCATCGACAGCCTGACGGCTGCCGTGCCTGTTTTCGTGGTGTTGTACTGGTTGCTGGAGCGTAGTGCCTGGTGA
- the ispC gene encoding 1-deoxy-D-xylulose-5-phosphate reductoisomerase — translation MNDLSRRGGERPLRVTVLGATGSIGLSTLDVVARHPQRYEVFALTGHSRVLDLHGLCLRHRPRYAVVGDARAAADLQGRLREDGLATQVLVGEEGLIEVAGHSDVDVVMAAIVGAAGLRPTLAAVNASKRVLLANKEALVMSGALFMQALRDSSATLLPIDSEHNAIFQCLPGDYSRGLSVVGVRRILLTASGGPFREMPLSELAGVSPAQACAHPNWSMGRKISVDSASMMNKGLELIEACWLFDARPEQVEVVIHPQSVIHSMVDYVDGSVLAQLGNPDMRTPIAHALAWPERVDSGVSPLDLLQIGRLDFQAPDDRRFPCLRLARAAAQAGGTAPAILNAANEIAVEAFLAERIRFTQIADMIEHVLESLPSASVGCLDDVFDADDRARRQARHWLERI, via the coding sequence GTGAATGATCTTTCACGACGTGGGGGCGAACGCCCGCTGCGGGTTACGGTTCTTGGCGCCACCGGTTCCATCGGTCTCAGTACGCTGGATGTCGTGGCGCGGCACCCGCAGCGCTATGAAGTCTTTGCCCTGACCGGGCATTCGCGTGTTCTCGATTTGCATGGGCTGTGTCTTCGCCATCGCCCCCGCTATGCGGTGGTGGGTGATGCGCGTGCCGCTGCCGATTTGCAGGGTCGATTGCGCGAAGATGGCTTGGCGACGCAGGTGCTGGTGGGCGAAGAAGGCCTGATCGAGGTGGCCGGGCATTCCGATGTGGATGTGGTCATGGCGGCCATCGTCGGCGCCGCCGGCCTGCGTCCCACGCTGGCGGCCGTGAATGCCTCGAAGCGTGTGTTGCTGGCCAACAAGGAAGCCTTGGTCATGTCCGGCGCCTTGTTCATGCAGGCGTTGCGCGACAGTTCCGCCACGCTGCTGCCCATCGACAGCGAGCACAATGCGATTTTCCAGTGCCTGCCTGGCGATTATTCCCGAGGGCTGTCGGTGGTTGGCGTGCGCCGCATCCTGCTGACGGCCTCGGGAGGGCCGTTCCGGGAAATGCCGCTGTCGGAGCTGGCCGGTGTCTCGCCTGCGCAGGCTTGCGCCCACCCGAACTGGTCAATGGGGCGCAAGATTTCCGTGGACTCGGCCAGCATGATGAACAAGGGACTGGAGTTGATCGAGGCCTGTTGGCTGTTCGATGCTCGTCCCGAGCAGGTCGAGGTGGTGATCCATCCACAGAGTGTCATCCACTCGATGGTGGATTATGTGGACGGCTCGGTCCTGGCGCAGTTGGGCAATCCCGACATGCGTACGCCGATTGCGCATGCGCTGGCGTGGCCGGAACGGGTCGACTCGGGTGTTTCGCCGCTTGACCTGCTGCAGATCGGGCGACTGGATTTCCAGGCGCCCGATGACCGACGCTTCCCCTGTCTGCGGCTGGCCAGGGCAGCGGCCCAGGCGGGCGGTACGGCGCCGGCCATATTGAATGCCGCGAACGAGATTGCGGTGGAGGCGTTTCTCGCGGAGCGCATCCGTTTCACCCAGATCGCGGATATGATCGAGCATGTGCTGGAGTCCCTGCCGAGTGCGAGTGTCGGATGCCTCGACGATGTGTTCGATGCGGACGATCGGGCGCGTCGCCAGGCACGACACTGGCTTGAGCGCATCTGA
- the rseP gene encoding RIP metalloprotease RseP codes for MGALYMIIGTLIALGVLVTFHEYGHFWVARRCGVKVQRFSVGFGRPLLRWHDRQGTEFVVAAIPLGGYVKMLDEREGPVPDAMLDQAFNRKTVRQRFAIVVAGPVANFLLAIVFFWLLAMLGSQQVRPVVGGVVPDSLVERAGLMADQEIVSVDGKATTGWAAINLQLVRRLGESGTLVLGVRDAGSELQRSIDIPLKDWLKGDDTPDPITALGIRPWRPHVAPVISQLAPDGPAQAAGVSIGDRILRLDGQSLDDWQQVVDRVQGMAGRPVVLTVEREGRQLDIALTLAARGDGEARRGYLGAGVDGGEWPADMLREISYGPLDAVLEGLKRTWSMTVLTLESLKKMLFGELSVKNLSGPITIAKVAGASAQSGLGDFLNFLAYLSISLGVLNLLPIPVLDGGHLLFYMVEWIRGRPLSDRVQGWGVQIGISLVVGVMLLALVNDLGRL; via the coding sequence ATGGGCGCGTTGTACATGATCATCGGCACTCTGATAGCACTCGGTGTCCTGGTGACCTTCCATGAATACGGCCACTTCTGGGTCGCGCGTCGCTGCGGGGTGAAGGTCCAGCGTTTTTCCGTCGGTTTCGGCAGGCCTTTGCTGCGCTGGCATGATCGCCAGGGCACCGAATTCGTGGTCGCGGCCATCCCGCTGGGCGGCTATGTGAAGATGCTCGACGAGCGCGAAGGGCCGGTGCCAGACGCTATGCTCGATCAGGCATTCAATCGCAAGACGGTCAGGCAGCGTTTCGCCATCGTCGTGGCGGGGCCGGTTGCCAACTTCCTGTTGGCGATCGTGTTTTTCTGGCTGCTGGCCATGCTGGGCTCGCAGCAGGTGCGTCCGGTGGTGGGGGGCGTCGTGCCGGATAGCCTGGTCGAGCGGGCCGGTCTCATGGCCGATCAGGAAATCGTGTCGGTGGATGGGAAGGCGACCACGGGCTGGGCTGCGATCAATCTGCAGCTGGTGCGCCGTCTGGGTGAGAGCGGCACGCTCGTGCTGGGTGTGCGTGATGCCGGCAGCGAGCTGCAGCGCTCCATCGATATCCCCTTGAAAGACTGGCTCAAGGGCGATGACACGCCCGATCCGATCACTGCGCTGGGCATTCGTCCCTGGCGTCCGCACGTTGCGCCCGTCATCTCGCAATTGGCGCCGGATGGTCCGGCGCAGGCTGCGGGTGTGTCGATCGGAGATCGCATCCTGCGCCTCGATGGCCAGTCCCTGGATGATTGGCAGCAGGTGGTCGATCGGGTCCAGGGCATGGCGGGTCGTCCGGTGGTGCTGACGGTCGAGCGGGAAGGGCGCCAGCTCGATATCGCGTTGACGCTGGCTGCGCGTGGCGATGGCGAGGCGCGCCGAGGCTATCTGGGGGCGGGTGTCGATGGTGGCGAGTGGCCGGCCGACATGCTGCGCGAGATCAGCTACGGACCGCTCGACGCCGTGCTCGAAGGGTTGAAGCGAACATGGTCGATGACCGTCCTGACCCTCGAGTCACTGAAGAAAATGCTCTTTGGTGAACTCTCGGTAAAAAACTTGAGCGGCCCGATAACCATTGCTAAAGTGGCGGGCGCTTCTGCCCAGTCAGGTCTAGGTGATTTTCTCAACTTCCTCGCCTATCTGAGCATTAGTCTTGGGGTGCTCAATCTTTTGCCAATCCCCGTGCTCGATGGTGGGCATCTGCTCTTCTATATGGTCGAGTGGATCCGTGGCCGTCCCTTGTCGGACCGAGTGCAGGGTTGGGGCGTGCAAATTGGCATCAGCCTCGTGGTCGGGGTGATGCTGCTGGCCCTGGTCAACGATCTTGGCCGCCTGTAG